In Actinoplanes lobatus, the DNA window GACCATCGCCGACAACCTCCGGTACGCACGACCAGGCGCCACCGAGGAACAGATGTGGGACGCGCTCGCCGGCGCACGGATCGCCGGGCTGGTGCGGGCCCTGCCGGACGGGCTCGACACCGTGGTGGGGGAGCGCGGCTACCGGTTCTCCGGCGGGGAGAAACAGCGGCTCGCCATCGCCCGGCTGCTGCTCAAACAGCCGTCGATCGTGATCCTCGACGAGGCCACCGCCCACCTGGACAGCGAATCCGAGGCGGCCGTGCAACGGGCGCTCGCCGAGGCGCTGCGCGGGCGGACGGCGCTGGTCATCGCGCACCGGCTCTCCACCATTCGGGAGGCCGACCAGATCCTGGTTCTGGACCGCGGGCGCATCGTCGAGCGCGGCCGGCATGAGGAGCTGATCGTGGCGGGTGGGCTCTACGCCGATCTCTACCGGACCCAGTTCGCGGAGCTCCCATCGCGAGAGATGGCGGTCGGCCCACTCGCCGGTGACGATCGGGGTTAGTGCCCGTCCGGCCGATCGCGCGAGGAGCCGCCGGCCGAGTCCGCCACGTGTGTGATCGAGTCCGAGTCCGAGTCCGAGGGCCGTCGGCCGGCCCAACCGCGATCGTCACGCTTTGGTGGGGCGATTGGGCTGGGCCTGGCCGTGATTGTCACGGTTTAGTGGGGCGATGGTGGGCAGGGTGGCGGTGGAGCAGGCCGCGAGCCGGCAGCACGCTGTCCGGGTGATCGGAGCCGGCCGGCTGCGGGGCCGGTGAGGCGGTCGCGTCCTCGCGGGAGTCCGGCGGGCCGGCGGGGGTGGTGCTGGTGGCGCCGGAGGGGGTGGCGCTGATGGCTGCGGCGGGTGTGGCGCCGGTGGCTGTGGCGGGGGTCGCCGGCTGGCCGCTGTGTTGTGCGAAGCGGGCGGCCAAGGGCTTCGCGGTCAGGCCGTGAGCGAAGACGCTGAACAGGACGGTCAGGCCGATCACGGCGACGGCACGGTCCGCCTGCGGGCCGAGACCCTCCACCGCGAGCATGGCGAAGACGATCGACGCCAGGCCGCGCGGGCCGAACCAGCTGATGAAGGCGATCGTCCGGAGTGGGAGGCCGCTGCCGATCAGGGACAGCGCGGCCGGCAGCATCCGGATCACCGTGAGGCTCAGGAGCGCGTACCCGAGCACCAGCCAGTCGGTGTTGGCGATGACGATCGGCACCGCGGCCGCACCGAAGATCAACCAGGTCAGCAGGGAGGCCAGGCCGGCGGTCTGCTCGACGTAGAAGACCTCGCGCGCGCTGCCCCGGCCCGCCGCCGCCCCGAACACGATGCCGGCCACGAAAGCGGCAACGAAACCGTTGCCACCCAGCCAGTGCGTGCCGGTGTAGACGGCCAGGGCCAGCGCCAGCACGCCCGGCCCGGCGAAGTCCTCGGACGCCCAGCCCCGGGCCCGGGCGGTGCGCATCGCCCGGCCGCCCACCAGCCCGGCGCCGACACCGGCGGCCACGCCGATCGCCAGTTCGCCGATCGCCGTGTGCGAACTGCCGGAGGTGGCGGCCGCACCGGCGATGGCCAGCGTCACGACCGGGGTCGCGATGCCGTCGTTGAGTCCACTCTCCACATTGAGCGTCCGGCGGATCCGCTCCGGCACCGACGGGTCGGACATCACCGCCGCGCCCAGGGCCGCGTCCGTCGGCGCCAGGGCGGCCCCGATCAGGAGCGCCAGCCAGAATCCCAGCTCGCCGAAGAACACGGCGGCCAGGAGGGTTCCCACCGCGATCGTCAGCGGCAGGCCGATCCCCAACAGTCGTGCGTAGAGACCCAGGTCGGCGCGGAACTCCGGCAACCCGACCCGGGACGCGTCGGCGAACAGCACCCAGACCAGGGTGATCTCGGCCAGCAGCCGGACCAGCTCACGGGTGGCCTCCGGGTCGGGCATCGGGCCGGTGGAGAGCAGCAGGCCGGCGCTGACGAACAGGATCGGCGCGGTGAGGTCGGCGCGACCCAGCCGCGCCGACCACAACCCCCAACCGAAGACGGCGAGCAGCGCCATTGCCACCGCCGCCTCATTCATGCCCCGATCAGACCGTGCGACGGGTACGACCGGATCACCCCGGCCGGATGAGCGATTCGGCGCCCGCACATCGAGGGGGTTGGATTAGGCTCGGCCGGATGGAGACGGTCGCGCGCAATCCGATCGACGGTGTCTACCCGCCTACCGGCGACTACGTGCACGCCATGGAGGTTCGAGGGGCGCAGCGGATGCTCTTCGTCTCCGGGACGATGGGGCTCGATCCGGGTGGGCGGCCGGGCGCGGATCTCACCGAACAGCTCGAACTCGTCTGGAACAACATCCGCGCCATCCTGGCCTCGGCGGGGATGACGGTGGACAACGTCGTCCGCCTGACCAGCTATCTGCGGGACGCGTCCTACGCCGGGGAGAACGCGGCGGCCCGGGTGGCGGCGCTCGGCGGGCGGGCCATCGCGACCACGGCGATCGTCGTACAGACGCTGGAGAGCGATTGGCTCATCGAGCTGGAGATCATCGCGGTGGCCTGAGCGTCGCGGCGCGGAGCGCCGCGAACTCGCTGATCAGGGCGGGCAGCTGGAAGTGCGCGTTCAGGCCGCTCGGGTTCGGCAACACCCACACCGGTACGCCCGCGAGCGCCTCGCCCTGTGGCCCGAACCGTGCCTTCGGGCGGCCGAAGGCGGCGCGGTAGGCGGTCACCCCGAGCACCGCGAGGCACTGCGGCCGTAGGTGGGCCACCCGTTCGGTGAGCCGGGCGCCGCCCTCGGCGTACTCCTCGGGGGAGAGTTCGTCGGCGCGGGCGGTGGCCCGGGCCACGACGTTGGTGATGCCGAGTCCGAGGGCGGGCAGCAGGTGCTGCTCGGAGGGGGTCAGCAGGCGGTCCGTGAAGCCGGCGCCGTGCAGCGCCGGCCAGAACCGGTTGCCGGGCCGGGCGAAGTGGTGGCCGGTCGCCGCCGAGTAGAGGCTCGGGTTGATGCCGGAGAACAGCACCAGCAGATCGGGCCCGGCCACGTCGGGGACGGTCCGCCCGGCGGCCGCCGCCACCTCGTCGGCGCTCGGACGGCGTACCGTCGCGGGTTCGCCGTCGTGCCGGCCCGCGGAGGCCGGCTCGGTGGGCGGAAGGGTCACAGGGCGCGGAGGGCGCCGCCGTCGACGGGGACCGCCACGCCGGTCACGTAGCTGGCGGCCGGGGAGAGCAGGAAGGCCGCCACCCGCCCGAACTCGGTGGGCTCACCGATCCGGCTCAGCGGGATGTTCGCGGCGACCGCCTCGGCCGCGGCCGCCGGGTCGGAGGCGGCTTCGAAGAGCTCCCGGCTGCGGTCGGTCATGAAACGGCCCGGCAGGATGCTCAGCACCCGGACGCCGCGCGGGGCGAACTCGTCGGCCATGTCCTTCGCCACCATCGCCAGGCCCGGCCGGAAACCGTTGGAGAGGCCGAGGCCGGCCAGCGGCGTCTTCACCGAGGTGGAGAGGACCAGGCCGATGGCGCCGCCCTCGGGCAGGGCGGCGGCGAACGTACGGGCCGCGCGCACCGAACCGAGGAACACCGTCTCGAAGGCGGTCGTCCACTGGTCGTCGCTCATGCTGGCCGCGGTGCCCGGAGTGGGGCCGCCGACCGAGATGAGCGCGCCGTCCAGCCGGCCGAACCGCTCCTGCGCGGCGTGCACCAGTTCGCGCGGGGTGCTCGGGTCGGCCAGGTCGGCGGTCACCCCGAGGGCGTGCTCGGGGCCGCCCAGCCGGTCCACCGCCTCGGCGACCCGGTCGGCGTCACGCGAGGAGATCACCACCCGTGCGCCGTCGCCGACGAGCGCCTGCGCGGTGGCGAACCCCAGCCCTCGCGAGGCGCCGGTGAGGATGAAGACACGATCAGCCAGCCCAAGGTCCATGGGACGATCCTGCCATCCGGCGGCCGAGCGCGGTCGCGGTGGCCGCGTCGGCCGGCAGGAACGCCTCGATGGCCAGCTCGGACAGGGTGACGTCACGCGGGGTGCCGAGCACCGACGTGATGCTGAACAGGTTCAGGTCGTCGAACCGCAACGGCACCACCAGACCGTCCGGGCGGATGCCGGCCTCGCCGCCGGGATAGCCGGCCAGCTCGGCCCCCAGCTCGTGCAGCACCGGGTCGCCGGTGGCCGTGGCCTGCCGGTCCAGCCGGTGCAGGAGGTGGGTGCGCCACTCGGCGAGATTACCGATCCGGGGCGCCATGCCGGCCGGATGCAGCGCCAGGCGCAGCACGTTGACCGGCGGCGCCAGCAGCTCCGGCGCGCATCCCGCGGTGAAGAGGGCCACCGCCGCGTTGCCGTCGACCATGGTCCAGTGCCGGTCCACCAGCACCGCCGGGTTCGGCCCGTGCCCGGCCAGCACCTCGCGGAGCGCGGACAGCACGTCGGCCAGGGGCGGGCCGTCCAGCGCCGACTCCGGGTAGGCGGGCGCGTACCCACCGGCCAGCAGCAGCTCGTTGCGGGCGCGCAACGGCACGTCCAGCTCCTCGGCCAGCCGCAGCAGCATCTGCCGGGTGGGCCGGGACCGGCCGGTCTCCACGAACGACAGATGCCGGGTGGACACCCCGGACCGGCCGGACAGGTCGAGCTGGCTCATCCTCCGGGTGTCCCGCCAGCCGCGCAGCAGCCTTCCCACCTCGCCCATGCCGGCAGCCTAGGCAGCGGCCGCGCGCCGTGACCATTACCTCCGGGGTAGTGGAGGAATCACGCGGCCGGCTTACGGACCGCCCCCTCGACCACGTCGAGGACGCGGGCCAGCTCGCCGGCCGGGCGGCCGGTGGCCAGGTGCAGCACCAGGCCGTCGTAGGCGAGCTCCAGGAACTGGGTGAGAACCTCGACGGGTACGTCCTCGCGCAGCACCCCGGCCTCACGCTGCCGCTGGAGCCGCTCGCGGGTGGCGTCGGCGATCGCGGCGGACCGCTGGGCCCAGCGCTTGGCGAAGGCGGGGTCGGTACGCAGCCGGTGTGACACCTCGAGCTGGGTGCCGAGCCAGCCGGCCGTGTCGCCCTCGCTGTTGCCGGCCCGGTCCAGCAGGTCGCGCATCACCTGGACCA includes these proteins:
- a CDS encoding cation:proton antiporter translates to MNEAAVAMALLAVFGWGLWSARLGRADLTAPILFVSAGLLLSTGPMPDPEATRELVRLLAEITLVWVLFADASRVGLPEFRADLGLYARLLGIGLPLTIAVGTLLAAVFFGELGFWLALLIGAALAPTDAALGAAVMSDPSVPERIRRTLNVESGLNDGIATPVVTLAIAGAAATSGSSHTAIGELAIGVAAGVGAGLVGGRAMRTARARGWASEDFAGPGVLALALAVYTGTHWLGGNGFVAAFVAGIVFGAAAGRGSAREVFYVEQTAGLASLLTWLIFGAAAVPIVIANTDWLVLGYALLSLTVIRMLPAALSLIGSGLPLRTIAFISWFGPRGLASIVFAMLAVEGLGPQADRAVAVIGLTVLFSVFAHGLTAKPLAARFAQHSGQPATPATATGATPAAAISATPSGATSTTPAGPPDSREDATASPAPQPAGSDHPDSVLPARGLLHRHPAHHRPTKP
- a CDS encoding RidA family protein codes for the protein METVARNPIDGVYPPTGDYVHAMEVRGAQRMLFVSGTMGLDPGGRPGADLTEQLELVWNNIRAILASAGMTVDNVVRLTSYLRDASYAGENAAARVAALGGRAIATTAIVVQTLESDWLIELEIIAVA
- the mug gene encoding G/U mismatch-specific DNA glycosylase encodes the protein MTLPPTEPASAGRHDGEPATVRRPSADEVAAAAGRTVPDVAGPDLLVLFSGINPSLYSAATGHHFARPGNRFWPALHGAGFTDRLLTPSEQHLLPALGLGITNVVARATARADELSPEEYAEGGARLTERVAHLRPQCLAVLGVTAYRAAFGRPKARFGPQGEALAGVPVWVLPNPSGLNAHFQLPALISEFAALRAATLRPPR
- a CDS encoding SDR family oxidoreductase — encoded protein: MDLGLADRVFILTGASRGLGFATAQALVGDGARVVISSRDADRVAEAVDRLGGPEHALGVTADLADPSTPRELVHAAQERFGRLDGALISVGGPTPGTAASMSDDQWTTAFETVFLGSVRAARTFAAALPEGGAIGLVLSTSVKTPLAGLGLSNGFRPGLAMVAKDMADEFAPRGVRVLSILPGRFMTDRSRELFEAASDPAAAAEAVAANIPLSRIGEPTEFGRVAAFLLSPAASYVTGVAVPVDGGALRAL
- a CDS encoding helix-turn-helix domain-containing protein; the protein is MGEVGRLLRGWRDTRRMSQLDLSGRSGVSTRHLSFVETGRSRPTRQMLLRLAEELDVPLRARNELLLAGGYAPAYPESALDGPPLADVLSALREVLAGHGPNPAVLVDRHWTMVDGNAAVALFTAGCAPELLAPPVNVLRLALHPAGMAPRIGNLAEWRTHLLHRLDRQATATGDPVLHELGAELAGYPGGEAGIRPDGLVVPLRFDDLNLFSITSVLGTPRDVTLSELAIEAFLPADAATATALGRRMAGSSHGPWAG
- a CDS encoding TetR/AcrR family transcriptional regulator, whose product is MPRVSQDQLYARRHEILTAARACFARFGYGGATVRRLEEATGMSRGAIFHHFRDKEHLFLAVAEDDAATMVETVARNGLVQVMRDLLDRAGNSEGDTAGWLGTQLEVSHRLRTDPAFAKRWAQRSAAIADATRERLQRQREAGVLREDVPVEVLTQFLELAYDGLVLHLATGRPAGELARVLDVVEGAVRKPAA